The window TAATCCTCAAATTCTGTAAATTCTGATTCAGAAATTATATCTCCGCATCTTCCAAAACTTTGCCATTCTCGCACTTGATAATGCGCGATGGGAAAGTACGGATGATATGATAATCGTGAGTGGCAATTAGTACTGCGGTCCCAGATTGGCTGATCTGTTTTAGCAAAAGTACAATCTCTTCAGATGTTTCCGGGTCAAGGTTACCGGTTGGTTCGTCGGCCAGGATAATTTCGGGGTTGTTAAGCAGGGCACGGGCAATTACCACGCGTTGCTGCTCGCCGCCGGATAGCTCATGCGGCATTTTTTTAAGCTTGGAACGCAGGCCAACTTTTTCCAGTACGTCAAGGGTGCGTTCGGCTATTAGCTTTTTATCTTTCCAGCCCGTGGCGCGCATCACAAAAAGCAGGTTTTGCTCTATCGAGCGATCTGTCAGTAATTGAAAATCCTGGAAAACTATCCCCAGCTTACGGCGTAAATATGGTACATCACGACCCGATAATTTGCTTAACTCATACCCGCAGGCATGGCCTGTACCGGCTTTTATGCCCAGGTCGCCATAAATAACTTTAAGCAGGCTGCTTTTGCCCGATCCGGTAGAGCCTATCAGCCATACAAAATCGCCTTTATCAACATGCAGGTTTACGTTTGACAGTACCAGGTGCGCCTGCTGAAAAATATCAACACCATTTAGCTTTATAATAGAGTTCCCAATCATCTTTTTTATAGCTCTAATTTCAAGATCTGCCCGAAAGGTAAATCCTTAATAATATTCATAATATATTCCGACTTATCCGCCAGCCCCACCTTATCCAACGACTTATCGGGCCTATCTACCCTGAAATAAGCCAGCAGCGTAAACTTATCATCCCGCAGCTGCACATAATCGGGTATTTTGGCAACGCCTTTAACTTTTATAATATACATTTTTTAAGGTGAAATGTTAAAGGTAAAAGGAGAAAGGTAAAATCACCCGGTACAACCTTTTGCCTTTTACCTTTCGGCTTTCGCCTCAAAAACCAAAGGTATTGTTATTTTAAAGATTTGACAAAAATTCCATTGTATCAATCCCATCGGCATAATCCCACAACTCGGGGTGCTGGCTTTGGCCGAAGCTTACTACCTGGCTGGCTACATTGATGGGGGCATTGGTAACAATACATTGGATATTGTCGCTTTGTTTTTGAAATAATTCCTGTGCCTGGGCGAGGTTATCATAATAGCTAAAATACAGTACAGCAAGTGGCGATGCCAGCCGGTCATCTTCCTTTACCATTAAAAAGCCGTTATCCAGGTGCTTGTCGCTGTTTACCAGGTAGATGGATTTGTTGTAGTCATAATTATTGTTGTACTTATGATGATGGATGATGGCCTTATGATCTTCAATCGATTCAAAAAAGAAATTGAAATTATAATCTTTTGGTACCAGCAGCTTGCTCACATTGCGGCAACCCAGGCCATAATAATCAAAAATGTCATGGCCAAGCTTAAACAGTTGCTCAGCAGTTTCATCGCCGGTTAGCAGGGCAATGCTATTCCTATTTTTGCGGATGATGTTGGGCACTTTACCAAAGTAGTAGTCAAAATAACGCGAGCTATTATTGCTTCCGGTAGCTATAACGGCGTCAAAATCGGCCAAACGCTCTATAAAGCTATATTGGTTGGTAAAGCTGTCGTCAATGGCCACCAACCGTTCTAAAACAGTTTTTATCAGCCGCGCGTCTTGTGACGATGATTTGATTAGTGCGTGATTGCCGGATGCCAATACGCACAAAACATCATGAAAACCAACCAGCGGGATATTTCCCGCCAAAATGAGGCCTACTTTTTTGCCCGGGGCGTCATTATCAAGGTTATATTTCGAGAGCCAGGTTTGCAAATCCTCCTCTTTTAGCATTTTGCCAATGGCCGTTACGGCCTGTAATACACTCTCGGGTGTAAACCAGGCATTATGGTAGCGTTCGTCTTCAATGATGGCCATCAACTGGGCATCGGGCGTAATTAGCTGCTTTCCTAAGGTCGAAAATGAATTTATGGAATTTTTTATGTTAAATTTTGACATATATATGGTGAGGATTGAAACCCCTAAAGCCTTTTTTTGTTATATTTGTGCGCTTGTAAATTACGGGCAAAGTTAATTGAGATTATTATATATTTAGAAATATGGCGATTAAAATCACCGATGAATGCATAAACTGCGGAGCCTGCGAGCCGGAATGCCCCAATAATGCAATTTATGATGCAGGTGCGGCATGGCGTTTTAGCGATGGTACCGGCCTTAAAGGAATTATTGATTTTGGAGATGGCAATACTTTAAATGCCGAGGAAACTCAGGCTGCCTTATCCGACGAGATATATTATATAGTGCCTGATAAGTGTACCGAGTGTGTTGGTTTTCACGACGAGCCGCAATGTGCTGCCGTTTGCCCGGTTGATTGCTGTGTAGATGATGAGGATATCCGCGAGACACAGGAAGAGTTGTTGGCCAAAAAAGATTGGCTGCATATGAATGAGTAACAAGCTCTTTAAAAGATATTAAAAAAGGGAACAGCTTGCTGTTCCCTTTTTTTGTAATTTATTTCGAAATAAATTAACTAACTTTTAATATTTTAATAAATTAGCCTTGTAAATTTTAGCTTAATCTCTCCCCAGGCTAAAATATATCTTGAAAACCAATTAAAACGTTGTAATTATTGTGCGCTTATTTCATCTTAGTTACATTAATTTTTGCATCTTAATCTGATCTATGGAATATGGTATTTGTAACCTTGCAGTAATTCCACTTCGCGCTTTGCCTGATGACAGGAGCGAACAGGTATCGCAGGTGTTATTTGGCGAAACATTTGAAATTAAGGAGTGGGCCGAACGCTGGGTTAAAATTGTTACAACAACCGATAATTATACAGGCTGGATAGGCAGGTTACAGTTTGCCATGCTGGGTCATATAGCGTATAAAACCCAACAAAGCAACCCTCCGGTTTTAACGTACAGACCGGTAACCCAGGCCTGGAAAATTATTGACAACTCGGTAATTTATTTACCTGCCGGCAGCTCGCTTGCCGGTTTAAAGGGGACAACCTGTAAAATAGGAAATGATAAATTTGAGATTATTGGCGAAATAGGCGAAAAAGAAGATATAGCAACTACAGCTAAATCGTTTTTAAATGCACCCTATTTGTGGGGAGGACGTACCCATTTTGGCATCGATTGTTCGGGCTTTACGCAGGTAGTATTTGCCTTAAACAAAATAAAACTCAGGCGCGATGCAAGCCAACAGGCCGAAGAAGGGAAAGAAGTAGCCAATCTGCAGGCAGGCCGCCTTGGGGATCTTGCCTTTTTTAATAATGCGGAAGGGCGTATTACCCACGTGGGCATCCTGCTAAACAACGAATATATTATCCATGCATCCGGCAAAGTAAAGATAGACCTTATTGATAACGATGGCATCTACTCGGCCGAATTGAAACGTCATACCCATAAATTGCATAGCATCAGGAGGTTTATGTAAGCCGGGTTAATCTTGAAATTTTATATCCCAAATAAAAATATTTTTATCATCGCTTACAGATAGCAGCTGATCGCCGTTCCATGCCAGTTTATTTATTGACAGCGGATGGCTGGGATAACCTTTTTCGCGACTGATGATCTTGTAGAGTTTAAAATCATCGGCTCCCCATATTTTAATGCTTTTATCCATGCTGGCTGTAGCAAAATAAGGCTGGGTAGGGTGGAAGAGGATATGGTTAACGGCAAACAAATGTGCCGGAATGTTTTTAACCAACTGATACGATGTTGTATCCCATATTTTTACCTGCGCGTCTCGGCCGCCCGATACCAGGTAAGCACCATCAATACTATATGCTAATGCAAAAACAGACATGGTATGCCCATGCAGTGCCTTCAGTAAGGTGTAATCCTCTAAATCGTAAATTTTAACAGTATTATCCCTGCAGCCAAAGGCCACCTGCTTTTCATCCGGTGAAACCGTGATGCAACGAACCGTATCTGCCGATACTTTAATGGTATGCACCATATCCAATGTATCAATGCTCCAAACAGACACAGTGCCATCCTCAGCGGCTATCAGCAACTCTTTTTTACTACTCACAGACTTGATATCAAACACCGGCTTAAGATGATGATTGAGCGATTTAATGACCTTTTGCTGTATAAAATCAAAAACCAGCACCTGGCCGCTGCGCAAGCCTGCAAACATTAACGGGTAGCCCGCAGGGCAATGGATGGCATAAATTGACGCATTAACAGGGAACATTACTTTAATGAAGGCATTTGTTTTCAGGCTCCACTCCACCAATCCTTTATCATTACCGCCGGTAAATAATATTCCTGGTTTTTGTGATAACTCCAACGTGAAAATGGGGTTGCCATGCCCGGTAAGTTCGGCTATTTTTTCTGCGGTCATTTTTTTAGTATCAAGTAGTTAGTATCAAGTATCAAGATGGATGATAGTGATGATGACTTTTTACAAAAGTAGGTTTTTTAGGGGCATGCCTTAACCGGCGTATATCAGGCAAAAGCAATCTATTTCGCGGCTTCGTCATAGGCGGCCTTTGCTATGCGGGCAATAACCGATTCCCGGGTTTTCAAATCAACGGGCGAATTGGTAACCAAAATGGCAATAGCCAGGTGATTGCCGTTGGGCAGCGTAATAATGCCGGTATCGTTGGTAGCAGCCGAAATTCCTTTTTCGTTGGTGCCCGAGCGGCCGGTTTTATGGTATACTATTGTACCAACGGGCAACAAGCCTTTAATCTGGTTGGGGCCGGTTGATGTTTCCTGCATAATTTTCCATAAATACGCATGGCTGGCCGTCGAAAGGAAATTGGGTTTAAAGGCTACGTTCAATAAATGAGTAAGCTCGGAAGCCATTACCCAATCGGAAAACTGCACATCCCAGGCTTGCGCCATTTGATATTCGGAGGCTTTTATCGAGAAGTTTTTGATGCCGATATGGTGGATATAGGTATCTACAACATCCGTTCCGCCTAAAATTTTTAACAGCTTATCGCAGGCAACATTGTCACTTAACGACACCATGTAGCTTAGCAACTCCCTTATCGAAACATTTACGTTTGCAGCCGGATATTTATCCTGCAGCGGACTATATGTCTTAAACAGATCGCTTTTATCCAGGCGAAGCTGCTGATCTAATGTGAATTTTCCTTCGTCAATCTCATGCAAAACCGTAATGGCAATCGGGAATTTCATCACACTCTGCATTGGCTGGTGCAGGTAGCCATTATAGTTTAAAGTATCACCCGTTTCAAGGTTTAATACCGAAACCCCGACAGTACCCTTTGCATCCTTCGCAATTTCGTCAATCTTGGCCTTTAGCCCATCTTGTTGGGCATTGGCATTGCCAATAAATAAGAAGCAAAACAGCAAAATATAAAAAACAACCCACCTCAACATAAGTTCCCCTAATGACTAATGACTAATGACTAATGACTAATGACTAATGACTAATGACTAATGACTAATGACTAATGACTAATGACTATTTATGCCTGTTTTCCAGGTTCTTAGCTATCGTTCCCAACGTTAATCCCTTTTCGCGAAGCAAAACCAACAAGTGAAAAACCAGGTCAGACGATTCATTAATCAAGTCGGTTTCTGCTTCGGCAAGGGCTGCTATAACGGTTTCAACGCCTTCTTCGCCAACTTTTTGGGCTATCTTGTTGAGCCCTTTATTCCGCAGCTTGTTTACGTATGATCCTTCTACCGGATTTTCGTATCTATCGGCAATAATATTTTCCAGCTCCAAAATAAAGTTTTGGTTATATTCCGTTTTAAAACAACTACGCGAGCCGGTATGGCAGGTAGGGCCGTCTGGTTTAACTTTAATCAGCAGGGTATCGTTATCGCAATCAATGCTGATGTTTTTTACATGCAAAAAGTTGCTGCTGGTTTCACCCTTGGTCCATAAGCGGTTTTTTGAGCGGGAGAAAAATGTAACTATATTTTCCTGTACGGTTTTATCGTAAGCCTCCTGGTTCATATAACCCAGCATCAGCACCTCTAAAGTTTGCTCATCCTGTATAATAACCGGCACTAAACCGTCTGTTTTGTTAAAATCTATATTCATTGTATCTGTTGTTCTGGTTCCCGTTGCGGGTTGCCAGGTTCGTGTTCTTTTTTAAATTCCCCTCTTGAGAGGGGGCGGGCCGGATTGGGTGGCGGCAGGGGTGTGTTCTACACCATGCATCCACTCCTAATGCTTATCCGGGCGTTACCTTCGGCCCGGGCTTTACGCTCATACTGCACAGGCCTTAATCACGGGCCGGTATCCGCTGCAATCCCTAACGCATGAATTCGCCATAACTAAATGTAAGTGATGGTGAATTTGGGCTTTAATTATTAACTATGGCTTGATTTTATTTCTAAAATCCATTTTTGATAATTGTCAAACTGACCATCTTGTTTAAAGCGGGCCGAATATTGTTCAATCGTTTCAAGGCAATCTTCTGCTATAGATTTGTTATTATTTAATCCAATTAACTTTTCTGATGTCTTGGGTCTAAACCTATCTAAAATAATGATTGCAGTCCACAAATTAATAAAGTATTGTCCTTCTACTAAGTAACCTGTAAACTCATCCAGGCTTAGTTGGTCTGCTAAAAAACAAAGTTTTTCATACAATTCATTCTTGCGAATATGATTGCTAAATGGTTCTATGCCTTCTAAATAGCCATTTTTACAACTAACTAAATAACTCATAAGGACCCTAACTATATCCTCACCTCTATATTACTACTCTTCAATATCGCTTTTAAATCCGGTATCAATATCTCGCCATAGTGAAATACCGAGGCTGCTAAAGCTGCATCAATATTTGTTTTTTCAAATACATCAACAAAATGCTGCACCGAGCCTGCCCCGCCCGAAGCTATTACCGGGATATGTACGGCATCGTTAACAATTTTTAATAGCTTGTTATCAAAACCGGCTTTTGTACCATCATGATCCATTGATGTGAGCAAAATTTCGCCGGCACCACGGCTTTCGGCTTCCATTATCCATTCCAATGTTTCCCGTTCCGTAGGCAATCTGCCGCCATTCAGGTGTACAATGTTTTTATCGCCAATACTGCGGGTATCTACGGCAATAACCACAAACTGAACGCCGAAGGCTTTAGCCAGTTCATCAATTAAAGCCGGGTTACGTACTGCTGCCGAGTTGATCGAGATCTTATCTGCACCGGCGTTTAAAAGCGCATCAGCGTCGGCAATTTCGTTAATACCACCACCAATAGTGAAAGGGATATTTATTTGCCTGGCTACAGCCTTCACCAGTTCTACCATAGTTTTGCGGCGCTCAACAGTTGCGGTAATATCCAGGAATACCAGTTCGTCGGCTCCCTGCCTCGAGTAGTTCCAGGCCAGCTCAACCGGGTCGCCCGCGTCGCGCAGGTCAACAAAGTTTACACCTTTTACGGTGCGGCCGTCTTTAACATCAAGACAGGGGATAATTCTTTTACTTAACATGTGTTTTTATAAGATCCTCATTGCTTAGTTCATCGCCATGACTTATAAAAAACACTGTCATTCTGAGCATAGCGAAGAATCTATTCACCGACAGGCATAGCCTCCAGAAAAGTTTGTGAATAGATGCTTCGTTCCTCAGCATGACAGGTTTATTTTATGTCATCTCTTCTATTCGGAAGCTACGGTTTTTATAATTTGCAATGACGGTGCTATCTATTAAATAGAAATTAATGCCTCTAAATTCCAGTTTTTAACATCTTCGATAGTAACCCGGTTTTCATAGATCGCTTTACCTACAACTACCGATTCTACCTTTAAACGGCTCAGTTTTTCTACGTCATCCATCGAGCTTACACCGCCGGACGCTATCAGTTTAATGAAAGGCGAATGGTCAAGCAGTTTTTCGTAAAGCTCAATACCCGCACCGCCCAGTTTGCCATCTTTGTTGATATCGGTACATAAAAAACGGAAAAAGCCTAAAGCCAGGCATT is drawn from Mucilaginibacter ginsenosidivorax and contains these coding sequences:
- a CDS encoding fructose-6-phosphate aldolase — translated: MYIIKVKGVAKIPDYVQLRDDKFTLLAYFRVDRPDKSLDKVGLADKSEYIMNIIKDLPFGQILKLEL
- a CDS encoding cell division ATP-binding protein FtsE, with the translated sequence MIGNSIIKLNGVDIFQQAHLVLSNVNLHVDKGDFVWLIGSTGSGKSSLLKVIYGDLGIKAGTGHACGYELSKLSGRDVPYLRRKLGIVFQDFQLLTDRSIEQNLLFVMRATGWKDKKLIAERTLDVLEKVGLRSKLKKMPHELSGGEQQRVVIARALLNNPEIILADEPTGNLDPETSEEIVLLLKQISQSGTAVLIATHDYHIIRTFPSRIIKCENGKVLEDAEI
- the hisF gene encoding imidazole glycerol phosphate synthase subunit HisF, which gives rise to MLSKRIIPCLDVKDGRTVKGVNFVDLRDAGDPVELAWNYSRQGADELVFLDITATVERRKTMVELVKAVARQINIPFTIGGGINEIADADALLNAGADKISINSAAVRNPALIDELAKAFGVQFVVIAVDTRSIGDKNIVHLNGGRLPTERETLEWIMEAESRGAGEILLTSMDHDGTKAGFDNKLLKIVNDAVHIPVIASGGAGSVQHFVDVFEKTNIDAALAASVFHYGEILIPDLKAILKSSNIEVRI
- a CDS encoding WD40 repeat domain-containing protein, whose protein sequence is MTAEKIAELTGHGNPIFTLELSQKPGILFTGGNDKGLVEWSLKTNAFIKVMFPVNASIYAIHCPAGYPLMFAGLRSGQVLVFDFIQQKVIKSLNHHLKPVFDIKSVSSKKELLIAAEDGTVSVWSIDTLDMVHTIKVSADTVRCITVSPDEKQVAFGCRDNTVKIYDLEDYTLLKALHGHTMSVFALAYSIDGAYLVSGGRDAQVKIWDTTSYQLVKNIPAHLFAVNHILFHPTQPYFATASMDKSIKIWGADDFKLYKIISREKGYPSHPLSINKLAWNGDQLLSVSDDKNIFIWDIKFQD
- the hisIE gene encoding bifunctional phosphoribosyl-AMP cyclohydrolase/phosphoribosyl-ATP diphosphatase HisIE, whose amino-acid sequence is MNIDFNKTDGLVPVIIQDEQTLEVLMLGYMNQEAYDKTVQENIVTFFSRSKNRLWTKGETSSNFLHVKNISIDCDNDTLLIKVKPDGPTCHTGSRSCFKTEYNQNFILELENIIADRYENPVEGSYVNKLRNKGLNKIAQKVGEEGVETVIAALAEAETDLINESSDLVFHLLVLLREKGLTLGTIAKNLENRHK
- a CDS encoding 4Fe-4S dicluster domain-containing protein; its protein translation is MAIKITDECINCGACEPECPNNAIYDAGAAWRFSDGTGLKGIIDFGDGNTLNAEETQAALSDEIYYIVPDKCTECVGFHDEPQCAAVCPVDCCVDDEDIRETQEELLAKKDWLHMNE
- a CDS encoding C40 family peptidase, producing the protein MEYGICNLAVIPLRALPDDRSEQVSQVLFGETFEIKEWAERWVKIVTTTDNYTGWIGRLQFAMLGHIAYKTQQSNPPVLTYRPVTQAWKIIDNSVIYLPAGSSLAGLKGTTCKIGNDKFEIIGEIGEKEDIATTAKSFLNAPYLWGGRTHFGIDCSGFTQVVFALNKIKLRRDASQQAEEGKEVANLQAGRLGDLAFFNNAEGRITHVGILLNNEYIIHASGKVKIDLIDNDGIYSAELKRHTHKLHSIRRFM
- a CDS encoding acyl-CoA reductase, which encodes MSKFNIKNSINSFSTLGKQLITPDAQLMAIIEDERYHNAWFTPESVLQAVTAIGKMLKEEDLQTWLSKYNLDNDAPGKKVGLILAGNIPLVGFHDVLCVLASGNHALIKSSSQDARLIKTVLERLVAIDDSFTNQYSFIERLADFDAVIATGSNNSSRYFDYYFGKVPNIIRKNRNSIALLTGDETAEQLFKLGHDIFDYYGLGCRNVSKLLVPKDYNFNFFFESIEDHKAIIHHHKYNNNYDYNKSIYLVNSDKHLDNGFLMVKEDDRLASPLAVLYFSYYDNLAQAQELFQKQSDNIQCIVTNAPINVASQVVSFGQSQHPELWDYADGIDTMEFLSNL
- the bla gene encoding class A beta-lactamase, subclass A2, with amino-acid sequence MLRWVVFYILLFCFLFIGNANAQQDGLKAKIDEIAKDAKGTVGVSVLNLETGDTLNYNGYLHQPMQSVMKFPIAITVLHEIDEGKFTLDQQLRLDKSDLFKTYSPLQDKYPAANVNVSIRELLSYMVSLSDNVACDKLLKILGGTDVVDTYIHHIGIKNFSIKASEYQMAQAWDVQFSDWVMASELTHLLNVAFKPNFLSTASHAYLWKIMQETSTGPNQIKGLLPVGTIVYHKTGRSGTNEKGISAATNDTGIITLPNGNHLAIAILVTNSPVDLKTRESVIARIAKAAYDEAAK